A genomic window from Flavobacterium sp. I3-2 includes:
- a CDS encoding IS110 family transposase, with protein MCKIIGIDISKQTFDVSFKRKERWDYFVFPNEEKGFKQLLNLIEQVDWVVMEASGSYYFPLATFLSSRNIKVCVENPLVIKRFSQTMLYRAKTDKKDARTIAEYGEKYDLKQWEQESENCTKLRHLYTRVELLNKQIQQNKRQLEAFESSGSLDKFLEKTIKKDLSNLEKTKHKIEVEMERLAKQQYGQTIENIESIPGIGRKTAMMLSLITDNFKKFENYKQLIAYVGFSPRIYQSGTSVKGKGHICKMGKAQIRKLLYMCSWSAKHCNKTCKEMYDRLKSLGKPERVIKIAIANKLLKQAFAIAKANGKYQENYC; from the coding sequence ATGTGTAAAATTATTGGAATTGACATTAGCAAACAAACTTTTGATGTAAGTTTTAAGCGAAAAGAACGATGGGATTATTTTGTTTTTCCTAATGAAGAAAAAGGATTTAAACAGTTGTTAAATTTGATAGAACAAGTAGATTGGGTTGTTATGGAGGCTTCGGGCAGTTATTATTTCCCATTAGCTACTTTTTTAAGCAGTCGGAATATTAAAGTTTGTGTAGAAAATCCTTTGGTGATCAAGCGTTTTAGTCAGACAATGCTTTATCGTGCTAAAACGGACAAAAAAGACGCAAGAACAATAGCCGAATATGGTGAAAAGTATGACTTGAAACAGTGGGAACAAGAAAGTGAAAATTGTACGAAGCTTCGACATTTATACACACGAGTTGAACTGTTAAATAAACAAATCCAACAAAACAAACGCCAATTAGAAGCCTTTGAAAGCAGTGGTTCGTTAGACAAATTTTTAGAAAAGACTATAAAAAAAGATCTTTCCAATCTTGAAAAAACCAAACATAAAATCGAAGTAGAAATGGAACGATTAGCAAAACAGCAATACGGTCAGACTATCGAGAATATTGAGAGTATTCCAGGCATAGGTAGAAAAACCGCAATGATGCTATCTTTGATAACCGATAACTTCAAGAAGTTTGAGAATTATAAACAGCTCATCGCTTATGTAGGGTTTAGTCCCAGAATATATCAAAGTGGAACCAGTGTAAAGGGAAAAGGACATATTTGTAAAATGGGTAAAGCACAAATCAGAAAGTTGCTTTATATGTGCAGTTGGTCAGCTAAACATTGTAACAAAACTTGTAAAGAAATGTACGACAGATTGAAAAGCCTTGGAAAACCAGAAAGAGTAATTAAAATAGCTATTGCAAACAAACTATTAAAACAAGCGTTTGCAATAGCTAAAGCGAATGGTAAATATCAAGAAAATTATTGTTAA